The Planococcus sp. MB-3u-03 genomic interval ACCAGAATATATTGGAGGCATATGCATGCTTGAAATTACCCTTGATTTCAAAAGTGAAAAAGAGAATCCTTTATACCTCCAATTAGCGTCTTTCTTAAAACAGGAGATGGGTGCAGGCAACATACCGGCTGGAGAAAAGCTGCCTTCTAAAAGAAACTTGGCGATTCATCTAGGAGTGAGTGTAAACACGATCCAAGCTGCCTTCAACCAATTAGTGGCAGAAGGCTATGTCCGAAGTGAACAGCGGAAAGGCTTTTACGTACAGGAGGTAGAAGAGCTGATTGGCGATTCTGTGCCTTCTTCTCAAACCGCTAAGAAAGAGAAGAACCTACAATACAAAATTGATTTCAATTCCGGCCACGTAGACTTGCAGCAGTTCCCTTATTCAGTCTGGCGAAAATTGTCGGTGAAGAGTCTTTATTTGGACGGAAGTGAACTTTTTTACAACGGAAATCCCCAAGGGGAGCCGTGTCTCCGGGAACAAATCGCCCAGTATCTGTTCCAATCAAGAGGGGTTCGGTGTTCTGCAGATCAAATTCTGCTCGGAGCCGGTACGCAAGTGCTGACTGGCTTGTTGTGTATGGTCATCGGAAGAGAGAAGACATATGCGCTGGAGTCTCCAGGGTTCCACCGGACTAGGGTCGCTTTACAAGATCAAGGCGTTGATGTCGAGTTGATTCCGGTTGAAGAAGAGGGCCTATCAGTGAAAGAGTTGGCGAGCAGTAAAGCCGAAGTAGTCTTTGTCACACCGTCCCATCAATTTCCTTATGGCATGGTTATGCCGATTTCTCGCCGGATGGAATTGTTAAACTGGGCTGGAGAACAACATAACTATATTGTCGAAGATGATTACGACAGTGAATATCGCTACAAAGGAAAACCGATTCCATCGCTGCACGGGCTTGATTCCAATGGCCGTGTCATTTACATGGGCACGTTCTCGAAATCGTTGATCCCCTCGATTCGAATCAGCTACCTTGTTTTGCCGTCAAGCTTACTTGAGAAATACCGCACGAATTTTTCCTTGTATAAGCAAACGGTATCCCGTCTTCATCAAGACACGCTGTTCCGCTTCATGAGCAACGGACATTGGGCCACACATTTGAATAAAATGCGGACCTTATACCGGAAAAAGCAGGCTCGGCTGCTGGCAGCAATACAGGAAGATTTGGGCGAATGCGTAACAATCATCGGCGAGAAGTCAGGGTTGCATATCATCCTGAACGTCCAGAATGGCATGTCCGAAAACGAGTTGATCGCAAGCGCCAGCCGGAACGGGGTGAAAGTCTATCCGACTTCGGTGTATTACGGAGGCGAAAGGGAAAGAACGGAACCGGAAGTGCTGCTGGGTTTTGGCGGGTTATCCGAACTTGAAATCGAAGAGGGAATTCGGCTGCTAAAAGAAAGCTGGGGACTTTAATTTAAGTATTGATAACGTCAACACTTATCCAGTTTACATATGACCCCTTATCGGAAGTGGAGAAGCTAAACTAGAGGTTGTCCTTTTGCGGTATTGAAGAATATTTAAAAAAGACTTCCTCTGTTTAGAAGAAGTCTTTTTTTAGTGTAGTATTCATTTAATCTCCTACTACTTAGCAAATTTACCGGACATTCTCCTACAAGCACTGAGAATCCTTGAGAGAAGGAGTACACATTGGAAATAGGATACCTTTTTCTCAAAAGTGTTTATACTTTATACTTTATACTTTATTCTTTTTCTTATTTCCCTGGCTTCTGAGCTTATGCTTTCGTTCTTGTCTGCGATTAATTTCTCGATTATTTCTTCAAGTAAAAAATGTAAGTTTTTATCCGACTCAATAATGTAAATTTCAAGATTGTTATTTAAGATATTAGTAACAGTTTCCCTAATTAGTACCTCTGAATGAGTAGCGCATTTCAAGAGCTGTTCGAAATACCATTTATGGTTTTCTGGATATTGAAGATTTAATAAAGTCTCTTCGATTAATAGAATATCATTTCCCGAAAAGATAGTTTCAGCTGCTTCTTCAGAAGTGCCCCAATCTTCGTCGTCTTCGTCATTTTCGAAAAACACTTCTTCTTTTGAAAGGTTATTTAAGAAATTATCAAATGTATGGGCTACTTCAATAATTTCTTCAGTTTCTGGTTCCAAATAAATCACCGAAGGGTTTACTGAATCCTTTCTGTAATCAAGAGCAAAAAAGCTATTCCCATCTCCGCTGAAAATAAGAATATTTTTCGGAAGATCCCATTCATTAATGAGATAATCTGAATCTAAAATACCACCTTGACCACAACCATATATGTGATTAATCTCAATGTACGCATTGGTTTCAAGATGACTTTTCTTCTTCACTGAATTGTACTGTATAGCACCGCCATTTTGTTCTAAAAGAATCTCTTTATAAGAAGCTGGCAATTCCATATCTAGTTGTTTTTCTGTTTTTTCAATCTCTACTTCTGAAGTTTTTGGTAACTTATAATCATCCTCGACTTCCTTAGCCCATATGTGCATCAAGTAACCTCCTTAGATTCTATTGAATAGTCTTGTTTAATATTGTTACTAACCATAATAAAACAAAATGATTGAAAATATCCGTTTCACCAAAAATAGGAAGTTAAAAAATTTTTAATATCCATACGTTTACATAATGCCGGATTATCGGTAGCTACATTAATAGAAAGGGAAAGAAGAGGTTGCTAACTGCATTCTTCTTTCCCTTTATTTTGAGAATTTGTCTTTTATGAATGATGTGAAACAGCTAATTTAGGATAGAAGAAACTGTGTTTACACTATTAGATCAGTTCGCTCTTGAGGAATGACCTCTGCCACTGTGGAAAAGATCGACACGTTTTAGGGGTTGAGGTACGGGAAGGACAAGAGGGTCGGAATATAGTTTTGGTTGTAGAGAGGGCGTAATAGAATTCTGCGTCATACCCTTTGTTATTGCTAGAATTTAATTGCCACCAATAGCTTTTCAGGGTTTTC includes:
- the pdxR gene encoding MocR-like pyridoxine biosynthesis transcription factor PdxR; the encoded protein is MLEITLDFKSEKENPLYLQLASFLKQEMGAGNIPAGEKLPSKRNLAIHLGVSVNTIQAAFNQLVAEGYVRSEQRKGFYVQEVEELIGDSVPSSQTAKKEKNLQYKIDFNSGHVDLQQFPYSVWRKLSVKSLYLDGSELFYNGNPQGEPCLREQIAQYLFQSRGVRCSADQILLGAGTQVLTGLLCMVIGREKTYALESPGFHRTRVALQDQGVDVELIPVEEEGLSVKELASSKAEVVFVTPSHQFPYGMVMPISRRMELLNWAGEQHNYIVEDDYDSEYRYKGKPIPSLHGLDSNGRVIYMGTFSKSLIPSIRISYLVLPSSLLEKYRTNFSLYKQTVSRLHQDTLFRFMSNGHWATHLNKMRTLYRKKQARLLAAIQEDLGECVTIIGEKSGLHIILNVQNGMSENELIASASRNGVKVYPTSVYYGGERERTEPEVLLGFGGLSELEIEEGIRLLKESWGL
- a CDS encoding SMI1/KNR4 family protein; this translates as MHIWAKEVEDDYKLPKTSEVEIEKTEKQLDMELPASYKEILLEQNGGAIQYNSVKKKSHLETNAYIEINHIYGCGQGGILDSDYLINEWDLPKNILIFSGDGNSFFALDYRKDSVNPSVIYLEPETEEIIEVAHTFDNFLNNLSKEEVFFENDEDDEDWGTSEEAAETIFSGNDILLIEETLLNLQYPENHKWYFEQLLKCATHSEVLIRETVTNILNNNLEIYIIESDKNLHFLLEEIIEKLIADKNESISSEAREIRKRIKYKV
- a CDS encoding Ada metal-binding domain-containing protein, which gives rise to MRTEEKTLKSYWWQLNSSNNKGYDAEFYYALSTTKTIFRPSCPSRTSTPKTCRSFPQWQRSFLKSELI